Proteins found in one Fibrobacter sp. UWT2 genomic segment:
- the purL gene encoding phosphoribosylformylglycinamidine synthase, which translates to MLILRGTPALSDFRLQKLSSDFKSAGLSVASVYAEFLHVVDLSADLTDAETETLKKVLHYGPAREPKALEGELFVVCPRPGTISPWSSKATDIAHICGLPAIKRIERAIAYYVKFEGAVPAGAREKISAKIHDRMTQAVFADTVSLEVLFSKEEPRPLNVIPVLTEGREALVKADKEMGLALSSDEIDYLVKNFTELKRNPTDVELYMFAQANSEHCRHKVFGAEWTIDGVKQDKSLFQMIKNTYQLHNSNIFSAYKDNAAVMKGAVAGRYYADPRNNKYDFHHEEVDILMKVETHNHPTAISPFPGAATGSGGEIRDEGATGKGSKPKAGLTGFSVSNLKLPGAVQPWEKDFGSPSRIASALDIMIEGPLGGAAFNNEYGRPNILGYFRTFEQEVDAQNGKEVRGYHKPIMLAGGLGNIKHEHIEKGHIDPGDHLIVLGGPAMLIGLGGGAASSVANGAGNESLDFASVQRENPEMERRCQEVIDRCWAMNEENPITFIHDVGAGGLSNAFPELVNDGGLGGKFELRNVPNDEPGMSPFEIWSNESQERYVIAIAGDKLDVFDAICKRERCPYAVVGEAIPEKHLTLTDKHFGTTPIDMPLGVLLGKPPRMIRNEKSQKRPLSSTVVPADASIKDVAHRVLANPTVADKTFLISIGDRSVTGMICRDQMVGPWQVPVADCAVTSATLDTYEGEVMSMGERAPIALISPAAAARMTVAESLTNMAAACVPDMGRVNLSANWMATPNYEGDGADLYEAVKSIGMELCPDLGITIPVGKDSMSMSTVWQDDKGSHRVTAPISLVISAFAPCADVRKTLTPQLLQDKASTLVLVDLARGQNRMGASIAAQVYNNLGDKAPDVDSAQELRAFFETIQKLNAAGKIMAYHDKSDGGLYTTVAEMAFAGHVGVTLNAGALKGNLIDALFNEELGAVLQVKKADLKAVFEAFAAVGLGDTVSEIGTLNDTYNLVIGDYAEGLSDLRAIWSDTTRRIAALRDNPDCAESEYKLKLEQDDPGITPKVTFDVAASAKIVKDFASRPKMAILREQGVNGELEMAAAFQKAGFESIDVHMTDILEGRVSLKDFNGLVACGGFSYGDVLGAGEGWAKSILFNPKARAEFEAYFNRKDTFTLGVCNGCQMVSNLKDLIPGAKHWPRFVQNLSERFEARYCSLKVEDTPAVLLKGMAGSVLPIAVAHGEGRAEFASREAAEACLGTGLVALRYVDGKHEYTERYPLNPNGSPFGINGLCSEDGRALVMMPHPERVFRTCQYSWHPAEWGEDGPWMQLFRNGRIFVTEKG; encoded by the coding sequence ATGCTCATTTTACGTGGTACGCCGGCTCTGTCGGATTTCCGTCTCCAGAAACTTTCTTCCGATTTCAAGAGCGCAGGCCTTTCTGTCGCTTCCGTTTACGCTGAATTCCTGCACGTGGTGGATCTGTCCGCCGACCTGACCGATGCAGAAACCGAAACTTTGAAGAAGGTGCTGCATTACGGTCCGGCCCGCGAACCCAAGGCTCTCGAAGGCGAACTCTTTGTGGTTTGCCCGCGTCCGGGTACCATCAGCCCGTGGAGCTCCAAGGCTACCGATATCGCTCACATCTGCGGTCTCCCGGCTATCAAGCGCATCGAACGCGCTATCGCTTACTATGTGAAGTTTGAAGGTGCCGTTCCCGCCGGTGCCCGCGAAAAGATTTCGGCCAAGATTCACGACCGCATGACCCAGGCCGTTTTCGCCGACACCGTCTCCTTGGAAGTCCTCTTCAGCAAGGAAGAACCGCGTCCGCTGAACGTGATTCCGGTGCTTACCGAAGGTCGCGAAGCCCTCGTGAAGGCCGACAAGGAAATGGGCCTCGCTCTTTCCTCCGACGAAATCGATTACTTGGTCAAGAACTTCACCGAACTCAAGCGCAATCCGACCGACGTGGAACTCTACATGTTCGCACAGGCCAACTCGGAACACTGCCGCCACAAGGTGTTCGGTGCCGAATGGACGATTGATGGTGTTAAGCAGGACAAGTCCCTGTTCCAGATGATCAAGAACACCTACCAGCTCCACAACTCTAACATCTTTAGCGCCTACAAGGACAACGCCGCCGTGATGAAGGGCGCTGTCGCTGGCCGCTATTACGCTGACCCGCGCAACAACAAGTACGACTTCCACCACGAAGAAGTCGACATCTTGATGAAGGTCGAAACCCACAACCACCCGACGGCTATTTCTCCGTTCCCGGGTGCCGCTACCGGTAGTGGTGGCGAAATCCGTGACGAAGGTGCCACGGGTAAGGGTTCCAAGCCGAAGGCAGGCCTCACGGGCTTTAGCGTTTCGAACTTGAAACTGCCGGGTGCAGTCCAACCTTGGGAAAAGGACTTTGGTAGCCCGTCCCGCATTGCTTCCGCCCTCGACATTATGATCGAAGGCCCGCTCGGTGGCGCTGCATTCAACAACGAATACGGCCGTCCGAACATCCTCGGTTACTTCCGTACTTTCGAACAGGAAGTCGATGCCCAGAACGGCAAGGAAGTCCGCGGCTACCACAAGCCGATTATGCTGGCTGGTGGTCTCGGTAACATCAAGCATGAACATATCGAAAAGGGCCACATCGATCCGGGTGACCACCTGATCGTGCTCGGCGGTCCGGCCATGCTCATTGGTCTTGGTGGTGGTGCAGCTAGCTCTGTCGCTAACGGTGCCGGTAATGAATCTCTCGACTTTGCCTCTGTGCAGCGTGAAAACCCCGAAATGGAACGCCGCTGCCAGGAAGTCATCGACCGCTGCTGGGCGATGAACGAAGAAAACCCGATTACCTTCATTCACGACGTGGGTGCTGGTGGACTTTCCAACGCCTTCCCGGAACTCGTGAACGATGGCGGTCTCGGTGGTAAGTTTGAACTGCGTAACGTTCCGAACGACGAACCGGGTATGAGCCCGTTCGAAATCTGGAGTAACGAATCCCAGGAACGTTATGTGATCGCTATTGCAGGCGACAAGCTCGACGTGTTCGACGCCATCTGTAAGCGTGAACGCTGCCCGTACGCTGTGGTGGGCGAAGCTATTCCTGAAAAGCACTTGACTCTGACCGACAAACACTTCGGTACGACTCCGATCGACATGCCGCTCGGAGTGCTCCTCGGCAAGCCGCCCCGCATGATCCGTAACGAAAAGAGCCAGAAGCGCCCGCTTTCTTCCACGGTGGTTCCTGCTGATGCCTCCATCAAGGATGTGGCTCACCGCGTGCTTGCTAACCCGACCGTCGCTGACAAGACGTTCTTGATTTCTATCGGTGACCGTTCTGTGACGGGTATGATTTGCCGCGACCAGATGGTTGGCCCGTGGCAGGTTCCGGTTGCTGACTGCGCCGTGACCTCTGCAACTCTCGATACTTATGAAGGTGAAGTCATGAGCATGGGCGAACGCGCTCCGATCGCCTTGATTTCTCCGGCTGCTGCAGCCCGTATGACGGTAGCTGAATCCCTCACCAACATGGCTGCCGCTTGCGTGCCTGATATGGGCCGCGTGAACTTGTCCGCAAACTGGATGGCCACGCCGAACTACGAAGGCGACGGTGCTGACCTTTACGAAGCCGTGAAGTCTATCGGTATGGAACTCTGCCCGGATCTCGGCATCACGATTCCGGTGGGGAAGGACTCCATGAGCATGAGCACCGTGTGGCAGGACGACAAGGGTAGCCACCGCGTGACCGCTCCGATTTCTCTGGTCATCAGTGCCTTTGCTCCGTGCGCCGATGTGCGCAAGACGCTTACCCCGCAGCTGTTGCAGGATAAGGCTTCAACGCTCGTTCTCGTTGATTTGGCCCGCGGTCAGAACCGTATGGGCGCATCCATCGCCGCACAGGTTTACAACAACCTCGGTGACAAGGCTCCGGATGTCGATTCCGCTCAGGAACTCCGCGCCTTCTTCGAAACCATTCAGAAGCTCAATGCCGCTGGCAAGATTATGGCCTACCACGACAAGAGCGATGGCGGTCTCTACACGACGGTTGCCGAAATGGCATTCGCCGGCCACGTGGGTGTAACGCTCAACGCCGGTGCCCTCAAGGGTAACCTGATTGACGCCCTGTTCAACGAAGAACTCGGTGCCGTACTCCAGGTCAAGAAGGCTGATTTGAAGGCCGTGTTCGAAGCATTCGCTGCTGTCGGCCTCGGCGATACCGTTTCTGAAATCGGTACGCTCAACGATACTTATAACTTGGTCATCGGCGACTACGCCGAAGGTCTTTCCGACCTGCGCGCCATCTGGAGCGACACGACCCGCCGCATCGCGGCCCTCCGCGATAACCCGGATTGTGCCGAAAGCGAATACAAGCTCAAGTTGGAACAGGACGATCCGGGTATCACGCCGAAGGTCACCTTCGACGTGGCGGCGTCCGCCAAGATTGTGAAGGATTTCGCAAGCCGTCCGAAGATGGCAATCCTCCGCGAACAGGGCGTCAACGGCGAACTCGAAATGGCTGCCGCCTTCCAGAAGGCTGGTTTCGAATCTATCGACGTTCATATGACTGACATTCTCGAAGGTCGCGTAAGCCTCAAGGACTTCAATGGTCTCGTTGCCTGCGGTGGCTTTAGCTACGGTGACGTTCTCGGTGCCGGTGAAGGCTGGGCCAAGAGCATCCTCTTCAACCCGAAGGCCCGCGCTGAATTCGAAGCTTACTTCAACCGCAAGGACACCTTCACGCTCGGTGTTTGCAACGGCTGCCAGATGGTTTCTAACCTCAAGGATTTGATTCCGGGCGCCAAGCACTGGCCGCGCTTTGTGCAGAACCTTTCTGAACGTTTCGAAGCCCGTTACTGCTCCTTGAAGGTCGAAGATACTCCGGCTGTGCTCCTCAAGGGCATGGCAGGCTCCGTGCTCCCGATTGCGGTCGCACACGGCGAAGGCCGCGCAGAATTCGCTAGCCGCGAAGCTGCTGAAGCCTGCCTGGGGACCGGTCTCGTGGCGCTCCGCTACGTGGACGGCAAGCACGAATACACCGAACGCTACCCGCTGAACCCGAACGGCTCTCCGTTCGGTATCAACGGCCTCTGCTCCGAAGACGGTCGCGCCCTCGTCATGATGCCGCACCCGGAACGCGTGTTCCGTACCTGCCAGTATTCCTGGCATCCGGCAGAATGGGGCGAAGATGGTCCGTGGATGCAGTTGTTCCGCAACGGTCGTATATTTGTGACCGAAAAGGGCTAA
- a CDS encoding fumarate reductase/succinate dehydrogenase flavoprotein subunit, whose amino-acid sequence MILDSKIPGGSIEEKWTKHKFELKLVNPANKRKFTVIVVGTGLAGASAAASLAELGYNVKSFCIQDSPRRAHSIAAQGGINAAKNYKNDGDSVYRLFYDTVKGGDFRAREANVHRLAENSNLIIDQCVAQGVPFGREYGGLLDNRSFGGTQVSRTFYARGQTGQQLLLGAYQALMRQVAAGKVKMFPRREMMDLVVIDGKARGIIVRNLITGELESHVADAVCLCTGGYGNVYYLSTNAQGSNVTAAFRAYKRGALFANPCYTQIHPTCIPRHGDLQSKLTLMSESLRNDGRIWVPRKAGDTRSPDQIPEEDRYYYLEEKYPSFGNLVPRDVASRNAKQVCDAGLGVGNTKQAVYLDFADAIQRMGVAGVSAKYGNLFQMYEKITDEDPYKVPMRIFPAIHYTMGGLWVDYDLMSTIPGCFVLGEANFSDHGANRLGASALMQGLSDGYFVIPFTIGGYFAGTKLEKVSESDAAFEDCKKQTEERIHKLLSIKGHRTVNDIHRELGNIMWEYVGMARNEAGLKTALEKIPALRAEFWENVNVLGSEGSFNQNLERAGRVADFLEFAEVLTLDALHRKESCGGHFREESQTPEGEAKRDDENFCYVGAWEYKGDGVAPELSKEPLTFDNVHLATRSYK is encoded by the coding sequence ATGATTCTTGATTCTAAAATCCCCGGTGGTTCCATCGAAGAAAAGTGGACCAAGCACAAGTTCGAACTCAAGCTCGTGAACCCCGCCAACAAGCGTAAGTTCACCGTGATCGTGGTTGGTACTGGCCTTGCCGGTGCTTCTGCCGCCGCATCCCTCGCCGAACTTGGTTACAATGTCAAGTCTTTCTGCATCCAGGATAGTCCCCGTCGCGCACACTCCATTGCTGCCCAGGGTGGTATCAACGCTGCCAAGAACTACAAGAACGACGGCGACTCCGTTTACCGCCTGTTCTACGATACCGTGAAGGGCGGTGACTTCCGCGCTCGCGAAGCCAACGTGCACCGCTTGGCCGAAAACTCCAACCTCATCATCGACCAGTGCGTCGCCCAGGGTGTTCCCTTCGGTCGTGAATACGGTGGCCTCCTCGACAACCGTTCCTTCGGTGGTACGCAGGTTTCCCGTACGTTCTACGCCCGCGGTCAGACGGGTCAGCAGCTCTTGCTCGGTGCCTACCAGGCTCTCATGCGCCAGGTTGCCGCCGGTAAGGTGAAGATGTTCCCCCGCCGCGAAATGATGGACCTCGTCGTGATCGACGGCAAGGCTCGCGGTATCATCGTCCGTAACCTCATCACTGGCGAACTCGAAAGCCACGTGGCTGACGCTGTGTGCCTTTGCACTGGCGGTTACGGTAACGTCTATTACCTTTCTACCAACGCCCAGGGTTCTAACGTGACGGCTGCTTTCCGTGCCTACAAGCGCGGCGCCCTGTTCGCTAACCCCTGCTACACGCAGATTCACCCGACTTGCATTCCTCGCCACGGCGACCTGCAGTCCAAGCTCACCTTGATGAGCGAATCTCTCCGTAACGACGGCCGTATCTGGGTCCCGCGCAAGGCTGGCGACACCCGCAGCCCGGACCAGATCCCCGAAGAAGACCGTTACTACTACCTCGAAGAAAAGTACCCGAGCTTCGGTAACCTCGTGCCCCGTGACGTGGCATCCCGTAACGCCAAGCAGGTCTGCGACGCAGGTCTCGGCGTGGGTAACACCAAGCAGGCCGTGTACCTCGACTTCGCCGACGCTATCCAGCGCATGGGCGTTGCCGGTGTCTCTGCCAAGTACGGCAACCTCTTCCAGATGTACGAAAAGATTACCGACGAAGACCCGTACAAGGTCCCGATGCGTATCTTCCCGGCCATCCACTATACCATGGGCGGCCTCTGGGTGGACTACGATCTGATGTCCACGATTCCGGGCTGCTTCGTTCTCGGTGAAGCCAACTTCTCCGACCACGGTGCAAACCGCCTCGGCGCTTCTGCTTTGATGCAGGGCCTCTCCGACGGTTACTTCGTCATTCCGTTCACCATCGGCGGCTACTTCGCGGGCACCAAGCTCGAGAAGGTTTCCGAATCCGATGCTGCGTTCGAAGACTGCAAGAAGCAGACCGAAGAACGCATCCACAAGCTCCTCTCCATCAAGGGTCACCGCACTGTTAACGATATCCATCGTGAACTCGGTAACATCATGTGGGAATACGTGGGCATGGCTCGTAACGAGGCCGGCCTGAAGACCGCCCTCGAGAAGATTCCGGCCCTCCGTGCCGAATTCTGGGAAAACGTCAACGTGCTCGGTTCCGAAGGTTCCTTCAACCAGAACCTGGAACGTGCTGGCCGCGTGGCTGACTTCCTCGAATTCGCCGAAGTCCTCACTCTCGACGCCCTGCACCGCAAGGAATCTTGCGGCGGCCACTTCCGCGAAGAAAGCCAGACTCCGGAAGGCGAAGCCAAGCGCGACGACGAGAACTTCTGCTACGTGGGTGCCTGGGAATACAAGGGCGACGGTGTCGCACCGGAACTTTCCAAGGAACCTCTTACCTTTGATAACGTCCACCTCGCTACTAGGAGCTACAAATAA
- a CDS encoding succinate dehydrogenase cytochrome b subunit, giving the protein MQWIVKYLTSSIGKKQIMGCTGAFLALFIFGHMCGNFQLLNFDQAAAQASYNAYTEFLTGFNPLHFPIKMIYLVELVLVAAFALHIFLAIKLKIENKKARGGIDYEVNARKGKKTFATFTMIWSGLFILGFLVQHLMMLKFGEHYLYVNAEGEIVRDMWLTTIQMFANPAWAAFYVVSMFVIGMHLFHAISSAFQTMGIAHQKWTPIIDIAGIAYSIIVALGFGITAVAAFYLANQPGTQALIEKSRSLQPQYEQQKQEKEAKKAAFVIPSVGTVEVSFNA; this is encoded by the coding sequence ATGCAATGGATCGTCAAGTATCTTACCTCTTCCATCGGTAAGAAGCAGATCATGGGATGCACAGGCGCGTTCCTCGCCCTGTTCATCTTCGGCCACATGTGTGGTAACTTCCAGCTTCTGAATTTCGATCAGGCCGCGGCTCAGGCATCCTACAATGCCTACACCGAATTCCTGACCGGATTCAACCCGCTCCACTTCCCGATCAAGATGATTTATCTTGTTGAACTGGTGCTGGTGGCTGCTTTCGCTCTCCACATCTTCCTTGCTATCAAGCTGAAGATCGAGAACAAGAAGGCTCGCGGTGGCATCGACTACGAAGTCAACGCTCGCAAGGGCAAGAAGACTTTCGCAACCTTCACCATGATCTGGTCCGGTCTCTTCATTCTCGGCTTCCTCGTGCAGCACCTCATGATGCTCAAGTTCGGCGAACACTACCTCTATGTGAATGCCGAAGGCGAAATCGTCCGCGACATGTGGCTCACCACCATCCAGATGTTTGCTAACCCGGCTTGGGCTGCATTCTACGTGGTCAGCATGTTCGTGATCGGTATGCACCTCTTCCACGCTATTTCTTCTGCCTTCCAGACCATGGGCATTGCTCACCAGAAGTGGACCCCGATTATCGACATCGCCGGTATCGCTTACAGCATTATCGTTGCCCTCGGTTTCGGTATCACCGCTGTTGCAGCCTTCTACCTCGCTAACCAGCCGGGTACCCAGGCCCTCATCGAAAAGTCCCGCAGCCTTCAGCCGCAGTACGAACAGCAGAAGCAGGAAAAGGAAGCCAAGAAGGCTGCCTTCGTGATTCCTTCTGTTGGCACCGTCGAAGTTTCTTTTAACGCTTAA
- a CDS encoding peptidyl-prolyl cis-trans isomerase: MKAKLLALVSLASLFFLNGCNGIGDKDTLLARIDKEKVYQEDYTLLMKNGETYHVSKGQFLYDMLYSKAALVTRALAEYPELADEWEKHYADLESRVLMMVYQRYYVMECMMYSDAELRQFYDANRNLFPADSTGEFLMARGDVASYYYVSKNQERFDAYVKDTLKLENPSEEELLKQKKNYAGMHRRALRQEMSENVLEKAHIGLQEVTAVDAKAYYNKHKDEFMTVPGYELYHVQGDSAKLANLFAETPTLEQFKAAAYTNSSNQKTAKDSGYVGHVKQNYALPYGIGMVNDLSAALEGKEPGFVTPVIRANDMKNFHRFYLAAVDPAKLKTYDRVGAGIEAGVKAGTYFDVDSSTVLITVAGKPVFTEADLLRFNDAYFHRALSQQIHQRMVQMIAETFAYAELAKEAKLNHSWEYRALYRFNRLEFLSSRYIDKKLFGKDIPEDSLKAFYDRVGKYVHPGYTYEQAKDLLHKMALFPENMYKHDYYMCYRVFYAGKTYEQSMGEIYNKLVGEYTGTKTERFAAEAYEKADVHLYDTGIAEFKPYKTADKLMARADSLYQAGKKSDAYYAYRDVMYGYAEDDSLFERVAYEMAQIQGENEEYMDAEGEYYAFYTMWPNSPNAEKAMFSRGFMLNENLGWNDKALEVLEEFLQKYPNSELKESAQWLIDNIKSNGKLADDLMKKIEAEE, from the coding sequence ATGAAGGCAAAACTCCTGGCTCTTGTTTCATTGGCTTCGCTGTTTTTCTTGAACGGCTGTAACGGTATCGGCGACAAGGATACTCTCCTTGCTCGCATCGATAAAGAAAAAGTCTATCAAGAAGACTATACGTTGCTCATGAAAAATGGAGAAACGTACCATGTTTCTAAAGGTCAGTTCTTGTACGATATGCTCTATTCAAAGGCAGCTCTTGTAACGAGGGCTCTCGCTGAATATCCTGAATTGGCTGATGAATGGGAAAAGCATTATGCGGATTTGGAATCTCGTGTTTTGATGATGGTGTACCAGCGCTATTATGTCATGGAATGCATGATGTATAGCGATGCGGAACTGCGTCAGTTCTACGATGCCAATCGCAACCTGTTCCCAGCTGATTCTACGGGTGAATTCTTGATGGCACGCGGCGATGTCGCAAGCTACTACTATGTTTCAAAGAACCAGGAACGGTTTGATGCGTATGTGAAAGATACGCTTAAACTGGAAAATCCTTCGGAAGAAGAACTCCTGAAGCAGAAGAAGAATTATGCGGGTATGCATCGTCGCGCATTGCGTCAAGAAATGTCGGAGAATGTTCTTGAAAAGGCTCATATTGGCCTTCAAGAAGTTACTGCAGTCGACGCAAAGGCCTATTATAACAAGCACAAAGATGAATTCATGACCGTTCCTGGCTATGAATTGTACCATGTGCAGGGCGATTCCGCGAAGCTTGCCAACTTGTTTGCCGAAACGCCGACTCTGGAGCAGTTCAAGGCTGCTGCATATACCAATAGCTCCAATCAGAAAACGGCAAAAGATAGCGGCTATGTGGGGCATGTCAAGCAGAATTATGCTTTGCCCTATGGCATTGGCATGGTGAACGACCTTTCTGCTGCTTTGGAAGGTAAGGAACCGGGCTTTGTTACGCCGGTGATTCGTGCAAACGATATGAAGAACTTCCATCGCTTCTACCTTGCTGCCGTTGATCCTGCAAAGCTTAAAACCTATGACCGCGTGGGTGCTGGTATCGAAGCCGGCGTCAAGGCTGGAACCTATTTCGATGTGGATTCCTCGACGGTGTTGATTACTGTCGCTGGCAAGCCGGTTTTTACCGAAGCTGATTTGCTTCGCTTTAACGATGCGTATTTCCACCGGGCATTGAGCCAGCAAATTCACCAAAGAATGGTGCAGATGATTGCTGAAACTTTCGCCTATGCTGAACTTGCAAAGGAAGCGAAGCTGAATCACTCTTGGGAATACAGGGCTTTGTACCGCTTCAACCGTTTGGAGTTCCTGTCGAGTCGTTATATCGATAAAAAATTATTTGGCAAGGATATTCCGGAAGATTCCTTGAAGGCTTTCTACGATCGTGTGGGCAAGTACGTTCATCCTGGTTATACTTACGAACAGGCCAAGGATTTGTTGCACAAGATGGCTTTGTTCCCCGAAAATATGTACAAGCATGATTACTACATGTGCTACCGAGTATTTTATGCGGGCAAGACTTACGAACAAAGTATGGGCGAAATTTATAACAAGCTTGTTGGCGAGTATACGGGGACAAAAACCGAAAGGTTTGCTGCAGAAGCCTATGAAAAGGCCGATGTCCATTTGTACGATACGGGTATTGCCGAATTCAAACCCTATAAGACCGCTGATAAGCTGATGGCGCGTGCGGATTCTCTTTACCAGGCTGGTAAGAAGTCCGATGCCTATTATGCGTATCGCGATGTGATGTACGGCTATGCTGAAGATGACAGCCTGTTTGAACGAGTCGCTTATGAAATGGCTCAGATTCAGGGCGAAAACGAAGAATATATGGATGCAGAAGGGGAATACTATGCCTTCTACACCATGTGGCCGAATAGCCCGAATGCCGAAAAGGCCATGTTTAGCCGCGGCTTTATGCTCAACGAAAATTTGGGCTGGAACGACAAGGCTCTCGAAGTGCTTGAAGAATTCCTCCAGAAGTATCCGAACAGCGAACTGAAGGAATCCGCCCAATGGCTCATCGATAACATCAAGAGTAACGGCAAACTGGCCGATGATTTGATGAAAAAGATCGAAGCCGAGGAATAA
- a CDS encoding succinate dehydrogenase/fumarate reductase iron-sulfur subunit, translating into MSGLNLTLKIWRQKDAKTKGQFETVKINDVSPDMSFLEMLDIVNEEQMKQGKEGFAFDHDCREGICGMCSLVINGMPHGPDHATTTCQLHMRKFKDGDTIVIEPWRAAAFPVIRDCAVDRTAFDRIIQAGGFVSVNTGAAPEASTIPVPKADADRAFDAAACIGCGACVAACKNASAMLFVSAKVSHLSFLPQGKVEAKKRVLAMVAQMDKEGFGNCTNLYECQAACPKGITVDYIAKMNREYLGATVTYAEKVYGKD; encoded by the coding sequence ATGAGCGGACTGAATTTGACTTTGAAGATTTGGCGTCAGAAGGATGCCAAGACCAAGGGACAGTTCGAAACTGTCAAGATTAACGATGTTTCTCCGGACATGTCCTTCCTGGAAATGCTCGACATCGTGAACGAAGAACAGATGAAGCAGGGCAAGGAAGGCTTCGCCTTCGACCACGACTGCCGCGAAGGTATTTGTGGTATGTGCTCCCTCGTCATCAACGGTATGCCGCACGGTCCTGACCATGCGACCACCACTTGCCAGCTGCACATGCGTAAGTTCAAGGATGGCGACACCATCGTGATCGAACCGTGGCGCGCTGCCGCATTCCCGGTTATCCGTGACTGCGCTGTGGACCGTACCGCATTCGACCGCATCATCCAGGCTGGCGGCTTCGTTTCCGTCAACACCGGTGCCGCTCCTGAAGCTTCCACCATTCCGGTTCCCAAGGCTGATGCCGACCGCGCCTTCGACGCTGCCGCCTGTATCGGTTGCGGTGCCTGCGTGGCCGCTTGTAAGAACGCATCTGCAATGTTGTTCGTATCTGCCAAGGTTTCTCACCTCAGTTTCTTGCCGCAAGGCAAGGTCGAAGCCAAGAAGCGCGTTTTGGCCATGGTCGCTCAGATGGACAAGGAAGGCTTCGGCAACTGCACGAACCTTTACGAATGCCAGGCAGCCTGCCCGAAGGGTATCACCGTGGATTACATTGCCAAGATGAACCGCGAATACCTCGGTGCTACCGTGACCTACGCCGAAAAGGTTTATGGCAAAGATTAG
- the ndk gene encoding nucleoside-diphosphate kinase, with amino-acid sequence MEMTFAMIKPNAVKSGLIGRIIDRYIAAGLSVCAVKMHQMTSADARGFYAEHVEKPFFPELEAYMTKGPSVMLALGGENAIAKVRAINGATNPAKAEPGTLRYDFAPSMTENVVHSSDSPESAKRELDFWFKEDERYAYEMPSLKACCVL; translated from the coding sequence ATGGAAATGACATTTGCAATGATCAAGCCCAATGCAGTCAAGTCTGGCCTCATTGGACGCATTATCGACCGTTATATCGCTGCAGGCCTCTCCGTCTGCGCCGTGAAGATGCACCAGATGACCTCTGCCGATGCTCGCGGTTTCTACGCCGAACACGTGGAAAAGCCGTTCTTCCCGGAACTCGAAGCCTACATGACCAAGGGCCCGTCCGTGATGCTCGCCCTCGGCGGCGAAAATGCCATTGCCAAGGTTCGCGCTATCAACGGTGCTACCAATCCGGCTAAGGCGGAACCCGGTACCCTCCGCTACGACTTTGCCCCTTCCATGACCGAAAACGTCGTGCACAGCTCTGACAGTCCTGAATCTGCCAAGCGCGAACTCGACTTCTGGTTCAAGGAAGACGAACGCTACGCTTACGAAATGCCGAGCCTCAAGGCCTGCTGCGTCCTCTAA